CCTTCGCGACAATTTCCAAGCCTTCGCGGCCACTGTTTGTTTCCAAATAGCGGGTAAACGGTGACGTGTCTTTGAGCGCGTCTATGATCGTCTGGCGCGTTGCCGCAGACTGGGCAACGACCAGGATTCCCGGTCCCATAAGCAATCCCTTGGGGTGGTGAAAATAAAATCAGAATAACCAATGCTGTTTTCACAGTGTAACGCAGAATCGTGCAATGTCCTTTTTTCTATCGACATGATGGCCCCGGGTCTTTATCGATTTTTATCGTCCGTATCAAAATCAATTGTCATCTGTGTTCGTCTTGGGTGGTTTTCACGAAGAGAAATTTTTGATTTGGCTATGCAGGTGGTGTATACGAGATATAATAAATGAAACAGTCCGTATTGTTGCAATGTAATAAGAGTTTGAAAAAAAAGGAGGTAACCGATGGCGTTGGTAAAAACATGGTACGATATTGATGCTGCTGCTGAAAAATTCGGAATCAAAGAGGCCACACTCAAGTTTTGGGCTTCGGAAGGTTTGGTCCGCAGTGAGCGCGAAGAGGGAGACATCGTTCGTGTTCATATTGATGACGTCCGTTTGCAGGTTGCGGATATGATCAAAGAAGCTGAATCTAAATCCTAAGCCGTTCAGGATGTTCCCATGTCATGTGATGTTGTTGTCATCGGTGGCGGGATTGTCGGTACCGCAACCGCGTTGGCCTTGACCAGCCAAGTCAAGGATTGCCGAGTTCTCGTTGTTGAAAAAGAAGCCACGCTTGCTGCCCATCAGACGGGCAACAACAGTGGTGTGATCCATTCCGGGCTCTATTACCGTCCCGGCTCTCTCAAAGCGAAAAACTGTGTTGAAGGGCGTGATGCTCTGTACGCTTTTTGTGCTGAACATGCGATTGCCCATGAACAATGCGGCAAAGTGGTCGTCGCCACCAGCGAGGAAGAGTTGCCGGCATTGGCCGAGCTGGAACGGCGTGGCCGTGCCAACGGGCTCAAAGGGGTTGAACGTCTTGATGCGGAGGGGATTTGCCGCCGCGAACCTCATGTTCAGGGTGTTGCCGGATTACTGGTACCGGAAACCGGCATCGTCGACTTTGTCGAAGTGGTGGAAACCTATGCCCGTCTGATCAAAGGGCGCGGTGGCGCCATTCGTCTCAATTGTGCGGTGATGCGGGTGGAGCGTCATGATCAGGGCTTTGTCCTGCATACCAACCAGGGACGGATTGAGACTCCTTTCATTATCAACTGTGCCGGGTTGCAGTGTGACCGGGTGGCTTTGATGTGTGGTTCTCAGCCGCACATGCGCATTGTGCCGTTTCGCGGTGAATACTACACACTGGTTGAACAGTGCCGCAGCAAGGTCAAACACCTGATCTATCCGGTTCCCGATGCAAAATTTCCTTTCCTCGGTGTGCATTATACCCGCATGATTAACGGTGAAGTTGAAGCCGGTCCCAATGCGGTTCTCTCCTTTAAACGCGAAGGGTATCAGCGCAGCAGCTTCTCTTTGCGCGATACTCTTGAAACCTTGACCTATCCGGGTTTTCTGTCGATGGCGCGCCGGTTCTGGCGGGTGGGGCTGCACGAATACCATCGCTCGTTTTCCAAACGCAAATTTGTTGCCGATTTGCAGAAGTTGATGCCCGATCTGGTTGCTGAAGATATTGTTCGCGGCGGTGCCGGAGTAAGGGCCCAGGCTGTGGCTGAAGACGGCTCGCTGCTTGATGATTTCAAAATCCTCGATGAACCGGGTCTGATCCATGTGCTTAATGCTCCCTCTCCGGCAGCAACCGCTTCGTTGAGTATTGGTAAAACCATTGCTGAAAAAGCTGCTGCACATTTTGCCTTGAAACCGGTTTAATCCCAGAGAAGTGGTGCCTGTTCTTTTTTGCGGGCGTGTCTGCTCTCAATTGTCTAACGTTCAGTATCTTTAGCCGAGATAGTGCTATGCCCCAACGCATCCATCTAATTGAATCGAGTGTTCTACTGTACCTGGTTATCGGCTTTGTCCAGGGGGGTGTCGGCTGGGCCGGGGTGTTCTGGTGGCCTAAAAGTCATCCTCTCGCGGCGAGTGTGGTGTTGTGTGCGATGACGGCGATTGCCGTTATGGGGCTGACTGCACAGTTGACCGCAGGGAAGCACTTCAATCGCCAGGTACTGGTTTTGATCCTTCTGCTCGGTGGTGTCGTGGGGCTTGCCTCGGCCTGGGTGATGTGGCAGATGCCGGGCTCCTCTCAACCGTCCAATCGGGGTGGGACGGTTTTAATGACCAGTTGGACGGTCTCTTCATTTGTGCTGGCCTATATTCTGATCCCCTTTATTCAGGCCTGGCCAACACGCAAGCAGGGTCGATATCGGTACTCTGACCTTTACCGCCACAGTTGGGATAATTTTTTTATTCTGATGGTGGCGGCAATGTTGACTCTAGGCTTCTGGCTGTTGATTGTTCTGTGGGTCATGCTGTTCAAGATGGTGGGGATTGAGTTGTTTGAAACTCTTTTCTTCAATGCCGTGTTCCCCTGGCTGAGTCTGGCAATGGTGTTCTCACTGGGGGTTCGTCTGGCACGCACCCATGAGTCTGTGATCGGCGCTCTGCGTAAGATCGCTCTGTCGTTGTGCTCCTTTTTGATGCCACTGACGGCGGTTATTACCATCCTGCTGGGGGGCAGCTTGCCCTTTACCGGACTCAGTCCGTTTTGGGATACAGGCTATTCAACACCGATTCTGCTGTGCCTGATCAGCGCCAATCTGCTGTTTGTCAATGGCATTGTTCAGGATGGCACGGTGCGGTCCTTGCCCGGAGGTCTGGTCCGATTGTACGAACTCTCCATGGTGTTGTTGCCTGTTTATGCCGTGATCGGAATCTATTCCGTTTCTCTGCGTATTGATCAGTATGGTCTGACGCCCAACCGGATTTTTCTGCTGGCCCTGGTTGTTGTTGCCACCTGTTACAGCGTGGTTTACGCAAGCGCTGTTTTGTGGCGATCAGCGGTTTGGATGGGGATCATTCGTCAAGGGAATATGGTTATTGCTTTGATGATAGGCGCTCTTATCCTGTTGCTGCACAGCCCGGTGTTGAATCCGATGGCATTGAGTGCCGGCGACCAGTATCAGCGTTTAGTGACCCAAAGAATTTTGCCACAGGAGTTTGATTTTGGTGCGTTAAAGTTTCATTTGGGCTCTCCCGGTCTGGCGTATTTACAGCAGCTTAAACAGTTACCTGCCGAGCATCCGTTGACGCCAACACTGCGAACATGGTTGCTGGCGGTTGACGAGGCCACAAGCTATTCTCAATGGAAGAGGCATAAGCAAAGCGAAGGCATTGCTGACCATCCACTGGTTGAATTCGTGACGGATAGCCATACTGTCCCACAAGAATTTCTTCAAATGTTGGATGAGGATCAATGTCGCAAAGCGACCTGTTATCTTTTTCCGGTTGATCTTGATCGCGATGGCGTCGAAGAACTGGTGCTGCTTAATATGCAGGAGCGCTGGTCGGTGCTGGAACTTTATGATGTTGATGACACGGGACAATGGGTGCAGCAGGGAAGGCTGGGCAATTCAATGAGAAAGGAGCAACGGCGGGCCTTGGTTGATCAGCTCAGGCAGCAGCAATACCGCGTTGTCTCTCCGCACTACCAGGACCTTGAAATTGGTGGTGAGGTTTTCATGTTTGAGCGTTAGCCACATGAAACAAGGGAACGCACATCATAGCGTTAAAAACAAAAGAGGCTGCGTTGTACGCAGCCTCTTTTGACACTCTTATGTCGGCACGGACTCCTTACGCAGAACGGCCGTTATTCTTCTTCAGGCTGCTGTGAATCATGCGCAACAGTCGGTCGGTTGTGTCCCAGCCAATGCATTTATCTGTAATAGAAACCCCGTATTTTAACCCCTCCTGAGGACCAATGGGCTGGTTGCCCTCTTCGATGTTGCTTTCGATCATCAGGGCACGGATGGTGTTGTTGCCATTGGCGATCTGCTCGAGAACGTTTAGAATCACCTCTTCCTGACGGTTGTGATCCTTGCAGGAGTTGGCGTGGCTGCAGTCGACCATGATGGCGTTGTTGAGGTTTTGGTCGGCCAGTTTTTTTTCAGTAAAGGCGATGGCCTCGGACTGATAGTTCGGACCATTGCTGCCGCCGCGTAACACGATGTGGGCATCGGGGTTGCCGCAGGTTTCGACAATGGAAATTTTGCCCTGGCGGTTGATGCCGAGGAAATTATGGCCGTGCTGGGCGGCGCTCATGGCGTCCATGGCGATCTGCAGATTGCCGTCGGTGCTATTCTTAAAGCCGACCGGGAATGACAGGCCGCTGGACATTTCGCGATGAGGCTGTGATTCGGTGGTGCGCGCGCCGATGGCCCCCCAACTAATCAGGTCGGCAAAATATTCCGGGGTAATGGTGTCGAGCATTTCCGTGGCAATCGGCAGTTCCAATTCCGTAATAGCGCAGAACAGTTGGCGGGCAATGCCGAGACCTTTGGAGATCAGGTGGCTGCCGTCGAGATCCGGGTCGTTGATCAAGCCTTTCCAGCCGATGGTGGTGCGCGGTTTCTCAAAATAAACGCGCATGACAATGTGCAGCTGATCGTCGAGTTCGCGGGATAGCTTGCTCAAACGGCGGGCATAGTCGAGGGCAGCTTCCGGATCGTGAATGGAACACGGACCAACCACGATCATCAGACGTTGGTTGCGGTTATGGAGAATCTCTTGAACCTCGTTACGCGCTCTGGTAACGAAGGCAGCCGATTGTTCAGAAAGCGGGAACACCTGCTTGAG
The window above is part of the Desulfuromonas acetoxidans DSM 684 genome. Proteins encoded here:
- a CDS encoding DUF4153 domain-containing protein: MPQRIHLIESSVLLYLVIGFVQGGVGWAGVFWWPKSHPLAASVVLCAMTAIAVMGLTAQLTAGKHFNRQVLVLILLLGGVVGLASAWVMWQMPGSSQPSNRGGTVLMTSWTVSSFVLAYILIPFIQAWPTRKQGRYRYSDLYRHSWDNFFILMVAAMLTLGFWLLIVLWVMLFKMVGIELFETLFFNAVFPWLSLAMVFSLGVRLARTHESVIGALRKIALSLCSFLMPLTAVITILLGGSLPFTGLSPFWDTGYSTPILLCLISANLLFVNGIVQDGTVRSLPGGLVRLYELSMVLLPVYAVIGIYSVSLRIDQYGLTPNRIFLLALVVVATCYSVVYASAVLWRSAVWMGIIRQGNMVIALMIGALILLLHSPVLNPMALSAGDQYQRLVTQRILPQEFDFGALKFHLGSPGLAYLQQLKQLPAEHPLTPTLRTWLLAVDEATSYSQWKRHKQSEGIADHPLVEFVTDSHTVPQEFLQMLDEDQCRKATCYLFPVDLDRDGVEELVLLNMQERWSVLELYDVDDTGQWVQQGRLGNSMRKEQRRALVDQLRQQQYRVVSPHYQDLEIGGEVFMFER
- a CDS encoding 3-deoxy-7-phosphoheptulonate synthase, translated to MYRTNNLNIKGITEVIAPSDLKQVFPLSEQSAAFVTRARNEVQEILHNRNQRLMIVVGPCSIHDPEAALDYARRLSKLSRELDDQLHIVMRVYFEKPRTTIGWKGLINDPDLDGSHLISKGLGIARQLFCAITELELPIATEMLDTITPEYFADLISWGAIGARTTESQPHREMSSGLSFPVGFKNSTDGNLQIAMDAMSAAQHGHNFLGINRQGKISIVETCGNPDAHIVLRGGSNGPNYQSEAIAFTEKKLADQNLNNAIMVDCSHANSCKDHNRQEEVILNVLEQIANGNNTIRALMIESNIEEGNQPIGPQEGLKYGVSITDKCIGWDTTDRLLRMIHSSLKKNNGRSA
- the lhgO gene encoding L-2-hydroxyglutarate oxidase, whose amino-acid sequence is MSCDVVVIGGGIVGTATALALTSQVKDCRVLVVEKEATLAAHQTGNNSGVIHSGLYYRPGSLKAKNCVEGRDALYAFCAEHAIAHEQCGKVVVATSEEELPALAELERRGRANGLKGVERLDAEGICRREPHVQGVAGLLVPETGIVDFVEVVETYARLIKGRGGAIRLNCAVMRVERHDQGFVLHTNQGRIETPFIINCAGLQCDRVALMCGSQPHMRIVPFRGEYYTLVEQCRSKVKHLIYPVPDAKFPFLGVHYTRMINGEVEAGPNAVLSFKREGYQRSSFSLRDTLETLTYPGFLSMARRFWRVGLHEYHRSFSKRKFVADLQKLMPDLVAEDIVRGGAGVRAQAVAEDGSLLDDFKILDEPGLIHVLNAPSPAATASLSIGKTIAEKAAAHFALKPV
- a CDS encoding MerR family transcriptional regulator, which produces MALVKTWYDIDAAAEKFGIKEATLKFWASEGLVRSEREEGDIVRVHIDDVRLQVADMIKEAESKS